GAGGTGGCATGGTTCGGCTCTTGGTCGTCGACGCCAACCGCGCTGACCGGCGGCTGATCCGGCACCAACTCAGTGGTGTGGACGGAGTCGCGGTCGTCGCCGAGTCGGCGAGTTACCCGGATGCGGTGCGGATCGCCCGCGCCGAGCGCGTCGATCTGGTGCTCCTTGATCTGCAGCCGCAGCGACCCGAAGGCTTCGCGGCGATCCGGGCGATCACGTCCGGGGACGCGGCGGTGCCGGTCCTGGTGCTCAGCGATCACTCCGAACGTGAGCAGGTGGCCAATGCCCTGGACTGTGGCGCGATCGGCTACCTGGTGCGCCGACACGATCTGCCCAACCTCGGCCCGGCGATCCGCAGCGCGGCCAAGGGCCACGCGGTGGT
The nucleotide sequence above comes from Propionicimonas paludicola. Encoded proteins:
- a CDS encoding response regulator, whose translation is MVRLLVVDANRADRRLIRHQLSGVDGVAVVAESASYPDAVRIARAERVDLVLLDLQPQRPEGFAAIRAITSGDAAVPVLVLSDHSEREQVANALDCGAIGYLVRRHDLPNLGPAIRSAAKGHAVVSSRVVTKVVREFVRRGRQLRPDGVGPAGETVLSPAELAVVSHLSGGFTTNEEIATQLSISVNTVRAQIAQSLRKTGTANRTALALWGLRNGLDRRLETGGKPAA